The Gracilinanus agilis isolate LMUSP501 unplaced genomic scaffold, AgileGrace unplaced_scaffold55055, whole genome shotgun sequence genomic sequence GCAGttagatagctcagtagattgaaaggcaggcccagagacaggaggtcctgtgtttaaatctggcctcagacactggttagctatataaccctgggcaaggcacttaacccccattgcttagtccttactctCTTCTGTCATATAACTAATAcacggtattaattctaaggcagaaggtaagaattttttttttaaaaagaaagaaagaaatgctcaCAATAACaactagaataaaaagaaattgaaggaatcagaataagaaaagaggtaataaaactatctctgtttgCAGGTGACATGATGGTATGTGTAGGAAATcctaaagattaaattaaaagttaattgtatcaataattttagcagagtagcaggatataaaataaacccacataaatcataagctttttaatatattattaacaaagtctcataaaaagaaatagaaaaagatactccattcaaaataaccatagatagaataaaatgcctAGAAAcatacctgccaagacaaacccataAACTATGTAAACAtagttataaaatactttttctacaaataaagtcagatctaaataattggggaaatattcattgttcatggatggacagagccaatataattaaaattccaGCTGCTGCTCCCGCGTGGAGTGCGAGCAGGCGGCCGGGGCGGAGCCGGCGCCACCGCGACCATGAGGCTGCCCAACATCCTGCTCACGGGTACACCAGGGGTTGGAAAGACCACACTCGGTAAAGAACTTGCATCAAGAACAATTCTGAAATACGTTAATGTGGGTGATTTAGCAAGAGAAGGACAGCTATATGATGGCTTTGATGAAGAATACGAATGTCCCATTTTGGATGAAGACAGAGTAGTTGATgagctagaaaataaaatgaaaggtggTGGAGTTATCGTTGATTACCATGGCTGTGACTTCTTCCCTGAACGATGGTTTCATATAGTTTTTGTGCTTCAAACAGATAATTCTGTATTATATACAAGACTTGAAAAGAGGGGATACAGTGTAAAGAAACTACAGGACAATGTTCAGTGtgaaattttccaaattctttatgAAGAAGCCATGGCCTCCTACAAGCCTGAAATAGTACACCGGCTGCCCAGCAATGTACCAGAAGAACTAGAGAGTAATTTAGATCAGATAATTAAATGGATTGAGGAGTGGataaaagataataattgaacctTGAGGGGAAAGCATGGATTCTCAAGGCTTTCCACATAATGGTTAAAGATTTTCTTGATGATCTCTCCCTACCCATGCAATAGAAATTAAGACAAC encodes the following:
- the LOC123255988 gene encoding adenylate kinase isoenzyme 6, which produces MRLPNILLTGTPGVGKTTLGKELASRTILKYVNVGDLAREGQLYDGFDEEYECPILDEDRVVDELENKMKGGGVIVDYHGCDFFPERWFHIVFVLQTDNSVLYTRLEKRGYSVKKLQDNVQCEIFQILYEEAMASYKPEIVHRLPSNVPEELESNLDQIIKWIEEWIKDNN